The following coding sequences lie in one Arachis stenosperma cultivar V10309 chromosome 5, arast.V10309.gnm1.PFL2, whole genome shotgun sequence genomic window:
- the LOC130981254 gene encoding F-box protein AUF2-like, with product MDFLSKLKQKHHQSNNNLFELLPDDVILIIFNKVKDAKTLIRCFSVNKHLASLIPQTDVVSLSLIVPRSSNSHSLDRNHNNKGNFVKHVKSGVNYLATKLLQNCYVPTTAPTTSNKQEVPFSSDDTPCRRLRLFSHISYLRVEIHSDITDAGITRSSDEIFKWKARFSGRLKSWTLLCCSKKLRYFVGGGDWCLKSGALTQFKEREQRMNLSFRDAYSRYRLAREMATQFATLKKVKVNDAKREGILSMTEDDIGDMRDSWREEEEGEEAVYLLQMWYVPLLELPMAKCMWKDAMFIVIRPMDINSRLVDFGFDSDAREQRMFTEGIREIMKSPKADRRAWRWNSTPVDRQLQ from the coding sequence ATGgattttctttctaaattgaAACAAAAACACCACCAATCAAATAATAATCTATTTGAGCTTCTTCCAGACGATGTAATCCTTATTATCTTCAACAAAGTAAAAGATGCCAAGACCCTTATTAGGTGCTTCTCCGTCAACAAGCATCTTGCCTCTCTCATCCCCCAAACCGATGTCGTATCGCTCTCTCTCATTGTCCCTCGCTCTTCTAACTCCCACTCTCTCGACAGGAACCACAACAACAAGGGTAATTTCGTAAAACACGTTAAATCCGGCGTTAATTACTTAGCCACCAAGCTCCTCCAAAACTGCTATGTTCCGACTACCGCCCCCACCACCAGCAACAAACAAGAAGTCCCCTTCTCCTCCGACGATACTCCGTGTCGGCGCCTTAGACTATTCAGCCATATCTCGTACCTCCGGGTAGAGATTCATTCCGATATTACTGACGCCGGGATTACAAGATCCAGTGACGAAATCTTCAAGTGGAAAGCCAGATTCAGCGGCAGGTTAAAGAGTTGGACATTGCTCTGCTGCTCGAAAAAGCTTCGCTACTTCGTCGGTGGCGGCGACTGGTGTCTGAAGTCGGGGGCGCTAACACAGTTCAAGGAGAGGGAGCAACGCATGAACTTGAGTTTCAGAGATGCGTACTCGAGATATCGCCTAGCGAGGGAGATGGCGACACAGTTCGCAACGCTGAAGAAGGTGAAAGTGAACGATGCAAAGAGGGAGGGAATATTATCGATGACGGAGGATGATATTGGCGATATGAGAGATTCGtggagggaagaagaagagggagaagaagcggTGTATTTGTTACAGATGTGGTACGTGCCGTTATTGGAACTACCTATGGCGAAATGCATGTGGAAAGATGCTATGTTCATCGTGATTCGACCTATGGATATTAATAGCAGACTGGTTGACTTTGGATTTGACAGTGATGCAAGGGAGCAGAGGATGTTCACGGAGGGGATAAGAGAGATCATGAAGTCTCCCAAGGCCGACCGCCGTGCATGGAGGTGGAACTCCACCCCTGTTGATCGTCAGTTGCAGTGA
- the LOC130982842 gene encoding 1-aminocyclopropane-1-carboxylate oxidase 1: protein MTIPVIDFSTLNGDKRSETMALLHEACQKWGFFMIENHDIDASLMEKVKKLVNEYYEKNLKDGFYKSELVKTLEKQEKTFDKDWETTFFIWHRPKSNIKEIPNISDELCNTMDEYIAQLILLAEKLSELMSENLGLEKTFIKKSFSSPNGIGPVMGTKVAKYPQCPNPKLVRGLREHTDAGGIILLLQDDKVGGLEFYKDGKWVEIPPSKNNAIFVNTGDQIEVLSNGLYKSVVHRVMPDKDGSRLSMASFYNPIGDAIIAPAPKLLYPSHYCYGDYLNLYGKTKFGEKGPRFEAIKNLGNGHAHTNNNIV, encoded by the exons atGACTATTCCTGTGATAGATTTCAGCACTCTCAATGGTGACAAAAGGAGTGAGACAATGGCACTATTGCATGAAGCTTGTCAAAAGTGGGGATTTTTCATG ATAGAAAACCATGACATTGACGCTAGCTTGATGGAGAAGGTGAAAAAACTAGTTAATGAATACTATGAAAAAAACTTGAAAGATGGGTTCTACAAGTCTGAGTTAGTAAAAACattggagaaacaagaaaaaactTTTGATAAAGATTGGGAAACCACTTTCTTCATTTGGCATCGCCCCAAATCTAACATTAAGGAAATCCCAAACATTTCTGATGAACTTTG CAATACAATGGATGAGTACATTGCACAGCTTATTCTTCTAGCAGAGAAACTATCTGAGCTCATGAGTGAGAACCTTGGCTTGGAGAAAActttcataaaaaaatcattCTCTAGTCCTAATGGCATTGGACCAGTCATGGGTACAAAAGTGGCCAAATATCCTCAATGTCCAAACCCAAAGCTTGTTAGAGGCCTAAGGGAGCACACGGATGCAG GTGGCATCATTCTGTTGCTCCAAGATGACAAAGTTGGAGgccttgaattctacaaagaTGGTAAATGGGTTGAGATTCCACCATCCAAGAACAATGCCATATTTGTCAACACTGGCGACCAAATTGAAGTTCTAAGCAATGGATTGTACAAGAGTGTTGTGCACAGGGTCATGCCTGATAAAGATGGTAGCAGGCTTTCAATGGCAAGTTTCTATAATCCAATTGGCGATGCCATTATTGCTCCTGCACCTAAACTTTTGTATCCAAGTCACTATTGCTATGGTGATTACTTGAACCTTTATGGCAAGACCAAGTTTGGTGAGAAGGGTCCAAGATTTGAAGCCATCAAGAATTTGGGCAATGGTCATGCTCacactaataataatatagtctAG